One Saccharopolyspora erythraea NRRL 2338 genomic region harbors:
- a CDS encoding DUF6461 domain-containing protein, with translation MRSNAGSHEVERFGWIHHSTIQEAACLTFVRGTDIDPVAEAFGAVSDYARELDFDEFCEEAFAHHEQYSMIGIQVFGEWSLVVEDNGWQGTRDEVLRRVSAGTEAVSAFWNVDRLTRFSYAVDGELWTAFEAPLPEYRVGSRPDALEGVRAGMSWSEAERESGTVPLMLALAARITGQTLTPSRFEGDFVTFPVAAWPDDLRDVPDALDRLDGRFPRELIEALRVADDVARRRAAVAVARRAVQSAECLDHPVISAVLASAADGGTMDRAAISEAVREWTWLLHLHRATSKVRNQVRAAEVLRQATHDDPLVAVFTTLSAASHVRGLENGELASVVARALVDRLD, from the coding sequence GTGCGCAGCAACGCCGGGAGCCATGAGGTCGAGCGGTTCGGCTGGATCCACCACAGCACGATCCAGGAAGCGGCGTGCCTGACCTTCGTTCGCGGGACCGACATCGACCCGGTGGCCGAGGCGTTCGGCGCGGTGTCGGACTACGCCCGCGAACTCGACTTCGACGAGTTCTGCGAGGAGGCGTTCGCCCACCACGAGCAGTACTCCATGATCGGCATCCAGGTCTTCGGCGAGTGGTCGCTGGTCGTGGAGGACAACGGCTGGCAGGGCACCCGCGACGAGGTGCTGCGCCGCGTCAGCGCGGGGACCGAGGCCGTCTCGGCGTTCTGGAACGTCGACCGGCTGACCCGCTTCTCCTACGCCGTCGACGGTGAGCTGTGGACGGCGTTCGAGGCGCCGCTGCCCGAGTACCGCGTCGGCAGCAGGCCCGACGCGCTCGAGGGGGTGCGTGCGGGAATGTCGTGGTCGGAGGCGGAACGCGAGTCGGGCACGGTGCCGCTGATGCTGGCGCTCGCGGCGCGCATCACCGGCCAGACCCTGACCCCGAGCCGGTTCGAGGGCGACTTCGTCACGTTCCCGGTGGCGGCCTGGCCCGACGACCTGCGCGACGTGCCCGACGCACTGGACCGCCTGGACGGCCGGTTCCCGCGGGAGCTGATCGAGGCGCTGCGCGTGGCCGACGACGTGGCACGCCGACGGGCGGCGGTCGCCGTCGCGCGGCGCGCGGTCCAGTCCGCCGAATGCCTCGACCACCCGGTGATCAGCGCCGTCCTGGCCTCGGCCGCCGACGGCGGCACGATGGACCGGGCCGCGATCAGCGAAGCCGTGCGGGAGTGGACTTGGCTGCTGCACCTGCACCGCGCCACCAGCAAGGTCCGCAACCAGGTGCGCGCCGCGGAGGTCCTGCGCCAGGCCACGCACGACGACCCGCTGGTCGCGGTGTTCACGACGCTTTCGGCGGCCAGCCACGTCCGCGGCCTGGAGAACGGTGAGCTGGCCTCGGTCGTGGCGCGGGCATTGGTGGATCGGCTCGACTAG
- a CDS encoding caspase family protein, giving the protein MGRRIALLVATSMYADPWFRALRAPANEVQELRQVLQEQGRFEVMDVLVNESKSQIERKIDDLFRECEPDDLALLYFSCHGIRTDEGRLLFAAVNTELARPDSTAVAASLSKTADLARRIAVAWPWPPAPKPSVLPQKVPYAEADGQSPNIVLGPVRRSERWAELDLARTGHVLCLGEPGSGKTALLRVVLYEIMRLHPFGDAVVVLVDPKRSMIGEAGAENLHYLAIPHEFEAVAEEVAAELRRRMRGRGTTAQGRFAGRRIFFLINDYEMAHGSRHLFDVLEPFVAQDIGFHLVVTRNSINSRHALEQDLLRGMLAAGCASLVLSGEERDGELLSGVRSVPRPPGRGVLLRPGEEEVVVQIAWAR; this is encoded by the coding sequence GTGGGACGACGCATCGCATTGCTGGTGGCCACTTCGATGTACGCCGATCCCTGGTTCAGAGCCCTGCGCGCACCGGCGAACGAAGTCCAGGAGCTGAGACAGGTCCTGCAAGAGCAGGGCCGGTTCGAGGTCATGGACGTGCTGGTCAACGAGTCCAAGAGCCAGATCGAGCGCAAGATCGACGACCTGTTCCGCGAGTGCGAGCCCGACGACCTGGCGCTGCTCTACTTCTCCTGCCACGGCATCCGCACCGATGAGGGAAGGTTGCTGTTCGCGGCGGTCAACACCGAGTTGGCCCGCCCCGACTCGACCGCGGTCGCCGCGAGCCTCTCCAAGACCGCGGACCTGGCTCGGCGCATCGCAGTGGCCTGGCCATGGCCACCGGCGCCGAAGCCATCGGTGCTTCCTCAGAAGGTCCCCTACGCGGAAGCCGACGGACAGAGCCCGAACATCGTCCTCGGGCCGGTGCGGCGGAGTGAGCGGTGGGCGGAGCTCGATCTCGCTCGTACCGGGCACGTTCTGTGCCTGGGTGAGCCGGGTTCGGGCAAGACCGCGCTGCTGCGCGTGGTCCTGTACGAGATCATGCGCCTGCACCCCTTCGGGGACGCGGTCGTTGTGCTGGTCGATCCCAAGAGGTCGATGATCGGCGAGGCCGGGGCCGAGAACCTGCACTACCTCGCGATTCCGCACGAGTTCGAGGCTGTTGCCGAGGAAGTCGCGGCCGAGCTCCGAAGAAGGATGAGGGGGCGCGGTACCACGGCGCAAGGCCGGTTCGCGGGTCGGCGGATCTTCTTCCTGATCAACGATTACGAGATGGCGCACGGCAGTCGGCACCTGTTCGACGTGCTGGAGCCCTTCGTGGCGCAGGACATCGGTTTCCACCTCGTCGTCACCAGGAACTCGATCAACTCGCGCCATGCTTTGGAGCAAGACCTGTTGCGGGGGATGCTCGCCGCCGGATGCGCCTCGCTGGTGCTCAGCGGTGAGGAGCGTGACGGCGAGCTCCTGTCCGGCGTCCGGTCCGTGCCACGTCCGCCCGGACGAGGCGTGCTCCTGCGTCCCGGCGAGGAGGAAGTCGTTGTGCAGATCGCGTGGGCTCGCTGA